A window of Limosilactobacillus reuteri genomic DNA:
AACGTAAGTTAAACAATTGTTCCTTCAGTTCCTTTTCACGGTCAAGTAGCTTATCAGTGGTTAATCCATTCAGTTCTTGTACATAATCTTTACTTTTCATTAGATTGTCCACCTACTTCCTCACGTTGTACGATCTTAGTGCGAACTGGCAACTTGTGACCGGCAAGACGTAAAGCTTCACGAGCGACTTCTTCAGAAACGCCCCCTACTTCAAACATTACCTTGCCACGTTTTACTGGAGCAACCCATCCTTCAGGAGCACCTTTACCGTTACCCATCCGGACCCCAACACCTTTACTAGTGTATGAGAGTTGTGGGAAGATTTTAATCCAAACTTTCCCACCACGCTTCATGTAACGCGTCATAGAGATACGAGCAGCTTCAATTTGACGGTTGCTAATCCAATGTGAATCAAGAGCTTGTAAACCAAATTCACCAAAAGTAACAGTTTTTC
This region includes:
- the rplP gene encoding 50S ribosomal protein L16 — encoded protein: MLVPKRVKHRKVQRGHMRGEAKGGKTVTFGEFGLQALDSHWISNRQIEAARISMTRYMKRGGKVWIKIFPQLSYTSKGVGVRMGNGKGAPEGWVAPVKRGKVMFEVGGVSEEVAREALRLAGHKLPVRTKIVQREEVGGQSNEK